The Pseudomonas allokribbensis genome has a window encoding:
- a CDS encoding sigma-54-dependent transcriptional regulator: MTIDNRIQVVLIDDDPHLRQALGQTLDLAGLKILPLSEAKGLAAQLERDWPGVVVSDIRMPGMDGLELLSELHAQDPELPVLLITGHGDVPLAVQAMRAGAYDFLEKPFASDALLDSVRRALALRRLVLDNRSLRMALSDRNELSARLVGQSAPMARLREQIGALAATKADVLILGETGAGKEVVARALHDLSSRRNGPFVAINAGALAESVVESELFGHEPGAFTGAQKRRIGKFEFANGGTLFLDEIESMSMDVQVKLLRMLQERVVERLGGNQLIPLDIRVIAATKEDLRQAADQGRFRADLYYRLNVAPLRIPPLRERGEDALVLFQHYADEASARHGLPPHELQPAQRALLLRHSWPGNVRELQNAAERFALGLELALDNTQPDGSSTAIEVTSGGLSEQVENFEKSLIAAELARSHSSVRSLAEALGIPRKTLHDKLRKHGLNFADSSSHGDESE, encoded by the coding sequence ATGACCATCGACAACCGCATTCAGGTGGTGCTGATCGACGACGATCCGCACCTGCGTCAGGCCCTGGGCCAGACGCTGGATCTGGCCGGCCTTAAAATCCTTCCGCTGTCCGAAGCCAAGGGGCTGGCCGCCCAACTGGAGCGTGACTGGCCGGGCGTGGTGGTCAGCGACATCCGCATGCCCGGCATGGACGGTCTTGAGTTATTGAGCGAACTGCACGCGCAGGACCCTGAGCTGCCCGTGCTGCTGATCACCGGCCACGGCGACGTACCGCTGGCCGTGCAGGCCATGCGTGCCGGCGCCTACGACTTCCTCGAAAAACCGTTCGCCAGTGACGCCCTGCTCGACAGTGTACGCCGCGCATTGGCCCTGCGGCGTCTGGTGCTGGACAACCGCAGCCTGCGCATGGCCCTGAGCGACCGCAACGAACTGAGCGCGCGACTGGTCGGCCAGTCGGCCCCGATGGCGCGCCTGCGCGAGCAGATCGGCGCACTGGCCGCGACCAAGGCCGACGTCTTGATCCTCGGCGAAACCGGTGCCGGCAAAGAAGTTGTCGCCCGCGCATTGCACGACCTGTCGAGCCGGCGCAACGGCCCGTTCGTGGCGATCAACGCCGGGGCACTGGCCGAGTCGGTGGTCGAAAGCGAGCTGTTCGGCCATGAGCCCGGCGCGTTCACCGGTGCGCAAAAGCGCCGGATCGGCAAGTTCGAATTCGCCAATGGCGGCACGCTGTTCCTCGATGAAATCGAGAGCATGAGCATGGACGTGCAGGTCAAACTGCTGCGCATGCTGCAGGAGCGAGTCGTCGAACGGCTGGGCGGCAATCAGTTGATCCCGCTGGACATCCGCGTCATCGCCGCCACCAAGGAAGACCTGCGCCAGGCCGCCGATCAAGGGCGGTTCCGGGCCGACTTGTATTACCGCCTCAATGTAGCGCCACTACGTATCCCGCCATTGCGCGAACGGGGCGAAGACGCGCTGGTGCTGTTCCAGCACTATGCCGACGAAGCCAGCGCCCGCCACGGTTTGCCGCCTCATGAACTGCAACCGGCGCAACGGGCATTGCTGCTGCGTCACTCATGGCCGGGAAATGTGCGGGAATTGCAGAACGCGGCAGAGCGTTTCGCCCTTGGCCTGGAGCTGGCGCTGGACAACACTCAGCCTGACGGCAGCAGCACCGCCATCGAGGTCACCAGCGGTGGCCTCAGTGAACAGGTGGAGAATTTCGAGAAGTCATTGATCGCCGCCGAGCTGGCCCGCTCGCACAGCTCGGTACGCAGTCTCGCCGAAGCCTTGGGCATTCCGCGCAAGACTCTGCACGACAAACTGCGCAAGCACGGTCTGAATTTCGCCGACAGCAGCAGCCATGGAGACGAATCCGA